The Asticcacaulis excentricus CB 48 genome includes a window with the following:
- the rplM gene encoding 50S ribosomal protein L13, with product MLTSATAALKPANVEKKWIVIDAQDAVVGRLASFIAMRLRGKHKPDYTPHVDSGDYVIVINADKVHYTGKKLTDKIFYWHTGHPGGVKQRTMGQILGGKYPERVLTKAVERMLPKESPLARAQMTHLRIYAGSEHPHEAQSPEVIDFKALSRKNVRSV from the coding sequence ATGCTTACCTCTGCGACCGCGGCGCTCAAGCCCGCCAATGTCGAGAAGAAGTGGATCGTGATTGACGCCCAGGACGCCGTTGTCGGCCGTCTGGCTTCGTTCATCGCCATGCGTCTTCGCGGCAAACACAAGCCGGACTACACCCCGCACGTCGATTCCGGCGACTACGTCATCGTCATTAATGCCGACAAGGTGCACTACACCGGCAAGAAGCTGACGGACAAGATCTTCTACTGGCACACCGGCCACCCCGGCGGCGTCAAGCAGCGCACCATGGGTCAGATCCTCGGCGGCAAGTACCCTGAGCGCGTCCTGACCAAGGCTGTCGAGCGTATGCTGCCCAAGGAATCGCCGCTGGCCCGCGCCCAAATGACCCACCTGCGTATCTACGCCGGCTCGGAGCACCCCCACGAAGCTCAATCGCCGGAAGTCATCGACTTCAAGGCCCTGAGCCGCAAGAACGTCCGGAGCGTCTAA
- the rpsI gene encoding 30S ribosomal protein S9: MSEVQAQGLEALASLSSNPENAPVERVQQLDKYGRAYATGKRKNAVARVWIKPGSGKWIINDRAQEVYFARPVLRMMIAQPLNLTDRASQFDVIVSVHGSGLSGQAGAIRHGLSKALTYYEPALRPALKAAGFLTRDSRVVERKKYGRAKARRSFQFSKR; this comes from the coding sequence ATGTCTGAAGTTCAAGCTCAAGGCCTCGAAGCCCTCGCTTCCCTGTCGTCGAACCCTGAAAATGCGCCGGTCGAGCGCGTTCAGCAACTCGACAAGTACGGCCGCGCCTATGCCACCGGCAAGCGTAAGAACGCCGTCGCCCGCGTCTGGATCAAGCCGGGTTCGGGCAAGTGGATCATCAATGACCGCGCGCAGGAAGTCTATTTCGCGCGTCCGGTTCTGCGCATGATGATCGCTCAGCCGCTGAACCTGACCGACCGCGCGTCGCAATTCGACGTCATCGTTTCGGTTCACGGTTCGGGTCTGTCGGGTCAGGCCGGCGCCATCCGTCACGGCCTGTCGAAGGCTCTGACCTATTACGAGCCCGCCCTGCGCCCGGCGCTGAAGGCCGCTGGCTTCCTGACGCGCGACTCGCGCGTTGTCGAGCGTAAGAAGTACGGCCGCGCCAAGGCTCGCCGTTCGTTCCAGTTCTCGAAGCGTTAA